One window of Flavobacterium dauae genomic DNA carries:
- the pdhA gene encoding pyruvate dehydrogenase (acetyl-transferring) E1 component subunit alpha, whose product MKEITKEVYLKWYEDMLFWRKFEDKLAALYIQQKVRGFLHLYNGQEAVLAGALHAMDLSKDKMITAYRNHVQPIGMGVDPRRIMAELLGKATGTSQGLGGSMHIFSKEHGFYGGHGIVGAQIPVGAGMAFAEKYLETGGVSLTYFGDGAARQGSLHEAFNMAMLWKLPVVFICENNGYAMGTSVERTANHTDVWKLGLGYEMPSYAVDGMNPVKVAEAMYDAIERARRGEGPTFLEIKTYRYRGHSMSDAQHYRTKEEVEEYKKIDPITQVLDVIKENNWATDEEIETIDNRVRDLVSECEKFAEESPYPDTNVMYDVVYDQENYPFIPHKL is encoded by the coding sequence ATGAAAGAAATTACTAAAGAAGTATATTTAAAATGGTATGAAGATATGCTGTTTTGGCGCAAATTTGAAGATAAACTGGCAGCATTATACATTCAACAAAAAGTAAGAGGATTTTTGCATTTATACAACGGACAAGAAGCTGTTTTAGCAGGTGCGTTGCACGCTATGGATCTGTCAAAAGATAAAATGATTACCGCTTACCGTAACCACGTACAGCCTATCGGCATGGGGGTTGATCCTCGCCGTATTATGGCAGAACTTTTAGGGAAAGCAACAGGAACTTCTCAAGGTTTGGGAGGATCAATGCACATTTTCTCTAAAGAACACGGGTTTTATGGTGGTCACGGTATCGTAGGGGCTCAAATTCCTGTAGGAGCAGGAATGGCTTTTGCCGAAAAGTATTTAGAAACTGGCGGAGTATCTTTAACTTATTTTGGTGATGGCGCAGCTCGCCAAGGTTCTTTACACGAAGCCTTTAATATGGCAATGTTGTGGAAACTTCCAGTAGTGTTTATCTGTGAAAACAATGGGTATGCAATGGGAACTTCGGTAGAACGTACTGCAAACCATACCGATGTTTGGAAATTAGGTTTAGGTTACGAAATGCCTTCATATGCAGTAGATGGAATGAATCCTGTAAAAGTTGCCGAAGCTATGTACGATGCTATTGAAAGAGCTCGCCGTGGTGAAGGTCCAACTTTCTTAGAAATAAAAACATACCGTTACCGCGGGCATTCAATGTCTGATGCGCAACATTACCGTACCAAAGAAGAGGTTGAAGAATACAAAAAAATCGATCCAATTACCCAGGTGTTAGATGTTATTAAAGAAAATAATTGGGCGACTGATGAAGAGATCGAAACAATAGATAACCGTGTACGTGATCTGGTTTCAGAATGTGAAAAATTCGCGGAAGAATCACCATATCCTGATACAAATGTAATGTACGATGTGGTTTACGATCAAGAAAATTATCCGTTTATTCCTCATAAATTATAA
- a CDS encoding T9SS type A sorting domain-containing protein — protein sequence MTTTPPAGPVGTATSVSITGGLSASTNYKVYIRSNCDATDSSFWIGIDVMTLCTPPTFNVTKDYYVCGVQKLEMQVTGGGTSFWYTENDSLVAQNTNSYTIDPVTKSETYKIFSGTFGTLLDTIVAGAGITSAPDVSPFANAKAHKIQYIYLADELTAAGFSKGVIKAFGFKAGSNGGTLQRNNFTIHMGETQLEEFSAIDNKFIPTDRLKEVKNLGNQLLVANDVNMFTLDNPFMWDGVSNIVVQITYSDLNATSVPSATYNILSSFGTSNRTMYVMNDTDDMSTIMDKEEGTRSIYRTNGYFDVIEGCFNEPELINVNFKEAPNLVLSDSIINNCANQPLPKVYVLSGVTEFDTYEWALKAIDPNDPNDPANDPTHPNHPDNAVSGDENVGWTFNPTVPLTYYLTVKQSNTFPGGEECINYAEVRVELPPSPTMLQLQNDYNLCFNDIQELKVDNFVNETPNKYLFNGNTTGVTLNNTITGDAIVNDTTLFSEGTGSLKLTYGAQTNATLDFSPSVNMNNLKSIIVEFDHIAALQSDSTGVMDYGYLEYTTDNGTTWKPFLEDDYTGLADTALTQPNGTQAMFFTTTSYADWNGIQQTSVPSTTPWKTEKFIVPAADFTGTGTFKVRFRIGADGNTVYPGWYIDNVKITPISNYQVTWTPIANLYYDQNATVPYDGNINTGIVYLKGNSNSLNIPYNVVIENQFGCRTEKNFTVSIGLKENPVVNDIDSCGPINVSATNFGKNPNGVLTYYNSQTSSTPITQITTSGVYYVEQEISKCKSARVPFTVIINPVAPNAVANPTQSFCGSATVNDLVFNAVQGFQMKWYLTSTGGTALANTAPINNGTYYGEFTNGSCTSASRVAVNVTVGVTPASITLSNVSICGTSTIADINVNAASGATVNWYQNIGDTTPLANTTVLATGTYYIAQQIGNCESARTVVNVSTIQNLSMPTATTVQTFCGSGIVGDLLATATTAGANVNWYSFSTSDTPLTNTTPLTSGTYYVGQSIGDCDSPKRAVSVRILSVSAPVISALEICGDATVSSLPLNPTPGSSYKVYSTPFATTEMGQNDVITTGIYYISKVENGCETATTAVSVTVNARPNAPTGNINQSFPDYAEVKDLKTNEANVVWFESYNDAVNNANPLYPSTPLVKGKTYYGVIIGTGNCPSLPLAVTVDIFLGLNDLDLASLKYYPNPTDSELTISYKEAIKSIEVYDVTGKQVKTQQFDSNEVRINVSTLAAGTYMVKVHTNTGSQFIKVVKK from the coding sequence GTGACAACGACACCTCCTGCTGGTCCCGTAGGTACAGCAACATCAGTTTCTATTACGGGGGGATTGTCGGCAAGTACAAACTATAAGGTTTACATCAGATCTAATTGTGACGCTACTGACAGTAGTTTTTGGATAGGTATTGATGTTATGACTCTTTGTACTCCTCCAACATTTAATGTGACAAAGGATTATTATGTTTGTGGGGTTCAAAAGTTAGAGATGCAGGTTACAGGAGGGGGAACTTCTTTCTGGTACACTGAAAATGATTCTTTAGTGGCACAGAATACCAATAGTTATACTATAGATCCAGTTACTAAATCTGAAACTTATAAAATTTTTAGTGGTACTTTTGGAACATTATTGGATACAATTGTAGCGGGAGCAGGTATTACATCAGCACCTGATGTAAGTCCTTTTGCAAATGCTAAAGCTCATAAAATTCAATATATTTATTTAGCAGATGAATTGACAGCCGCTGGGTTTAGTAAAGGAGTAATAAAGGCTTTTGGTTTTAAAGCAGGATCAAATGGAGGAACACTTCAACGAAATAATTTTACAATACATATGGGAGAAACTCAATTAGAAGAGTTCTCGGCTATTGACAATAAGTTTATTCCAACTGATAGATTAAAAGAAGTTAAGAATTTAGGAAATCAATTATTAGTAGCTAATGATGTAAATATGTTTACATTGGATAATCCATTTATGTGGGATGGTGTTTCTAATATTGTTGTTCAGATTACTTACAGTGATCTTAATGCCACGTCAGTTCCCTCAGCAACTTATAATATTCTTAGCTCATTTGGAACATCTAATAGAACAATGTATGTAATGAATGATACTGATGATATGAGTACAATAATGGATAAAGAGGAAGGTACGCGTTCAATTTATAGAACTAATGGTTATTTTGACGTAATTGAAGGTTGTTTTAATGAGCCTGAACTAATAAATGTTAATTTTAAAGAAGCTCCTAATTTAGTGTTATCTGACTCAATTATTAATAATTGTGCAAATCAGCCACTTCCGAAAGTTTATGTTCTTTCTGGTGTTACAGAGTTTGATACTTATGAATGGGCTCTTAAGGCAATTGATCCGAATGATCCGAATGATCCTGCGAACGACCCTACGCATCCAAATCATCCAGATAATGCTGTATCGGGTGATGAAAATGTTGGATGGACATTTAATCCAACAGTTCCTTTGACTTATTACTTAACAGTGAAACAAAGTAATACTTTCCCTGGCGGAGAAGAATGTATTAATTATGCAGAAGTAAGGGTTGAACTTCCTCCTTCTCCAACAATGTTACAATTACAAAATGACTATAACCTTTGTTTTAATGATATTCAAGAGTTAAAAGTTGATAATTTTGTTAATGAAACACCAAACAAGTATCTGTTTAACGGGAATACAACTGGGGTAACCTTAAATAACACTATTACAGGCGACGCAATTGTTAATGACACTACGTTATTCTCTGAAGGTACGGGAAGTTTAAAGTTAACTTATGGTGCTCAAACTAATGCTACACTAGATTTTTCCCCTTCGGTAAATATGAATAATCTTAAATCTATCATCGTAGAATTCGATCATATTGCGGCATTGCAGTCTGATTCTACGGGAGTTATGGATTATGGATATTTAGAATATACAACAGATAACGGTACAACTTGGAAGCCGTTCTTAGAAGATGACTATACTGGCCTTGCAGATACCGCTTTGACACAACCTAACGGAACACAGGCAATGTTTTTTACTACAACATCATATGCCGATTGGAACGGAATACAACAAACATCTGTTCCAAGTACTACACCTTGGAAGACTGAGAAGTTTATTGTACCAGCTGCAGATTTTACAGGAACAGGAACGTTTAAAGTAAGATTTAGAATAGGCGCTGATGGAAATACAGTATATCCAGGTTGGTATATTGATAACGTTAAGATTACACCTATAAGTAATTATCAAGTTACTTGGACACCTATTGCGAATTTATATTACGATCAAAACGCTACCGTTCCTTATGACGGAAACATTAATACAGGTATAGTATATTTAAAAGGGAATTCGAATTCATTAAACATACCTTATAATGTTGTTATAGAAAACCAATTTGGTTGTAGAACAGAGAAAAATTTTACTGTTAGTATAGGTTTAAAAGAAAATCCTGTAGTGAATGATATAGATAGTTGTGGACCAATTAATGTTTCAGCTACAAATTTTGGTAAAAATCCAAATGGAGTTTTAACTTATTACAATAGTCAAACTTCAAGTACACCTATTACTCAAATAACAACGTCTGGGGTTTATTATGTTGAACAGGAAATTTCAAAATGTAAATCAGCAAGAGTACCATTTACAGTAATAATTAATCCTGTTGCACCTAATGCAGTTGCTAATCCAACGCAAAGTTTCTGTGGTTCTGCAACAGTTAATGATCTAGTTTTTAATGCAGTTCAAGGATTCCAGATGAAATGGTATTTAACATCAACAGGAGGTACTGCTTTAGCAAATACAGCACCTATTAATAACGGAACATATTATGGTGAATTTACCAACGGATCTTGTACATCTGCAAGTAGAGTAGCTGTAAATGTAACTGTTGGCGTAACTCCGGCATCAATAACGTTAAGTAATGTATCTATCTGTGGTACATCAACTATAGCTGATATCAATGTAAATGCAGCTTCAGGAGCAACAGTAAATTGGTATCAGAATATTGGCGATACTACTCCGCTAGCTAATACAACAGTGTTAGCTACTGGAACGTATTATATTGCACAACAAATTGGCAATTGTGAATCGGCCAGAACTGTTGTAAATGTTTCAACTATCCAAAATTTATCAATGCCTACAGCTACAACTGTTCAAACTTTTTGTGGCTCTGGAATTGTTGGCGATTTATTAGCAACAGCTACAACAGCGGGTGCTAATGTAAACTGGTATAGTTTTAGTACATCAGATACTCCATTAACTAATACTACACCATTAACAAGTGGTACATATTATGTAGGGCAGTCAATTGGTGATTGTGATTCTCCAAAACGTGCAGTAAGTGTTAGAATTTTAAGTGTAAGTGCACCGGTAATAAGTGCTTTGGAAATCTGTGGAGATGCTACGGTTTCATCACTTCCATTAAATCCTACTCCAGGTTCAAGTTATAAGGTTTATTCAACTCCTTTTGCAACTACCGAAATGGGACAAAATGATGTGATTACTACGGGGATTTATTATATTTCTAAAGTTGAAAACGGTTGTGAAACTGCTACAACAGCGGTTAGCGTAACAGTAAATGCCAGACCAAATGCACCAACGGGTAATATAAATCAATCGTTCCCAGATTATGCGGAAGTTAAAGATTTAAAAACAAACGAAGCAAATGTAGTTTGGTTTGAATCATATAACGATGCTGTTAATAATGCAAACCCATTATACCCTTCTACGCCATTGGTAAAAGGTAAAACGTACTACGGCGTGATAATTGGCACAGGAAATTGTCCAAGTTTACCGTTAGCAGTAACAGTAGATATATTTTTAGGATTAAACGATTTAGATTTAGCATCATTGAAATACTATCCAAATCCAACAGATTCTGAATTGACAATTTCTTATAAAGAAGCAATTAAATCTATTGAGGTTTATGATGTAACCGGTAAGCAAGTTAAAACACAACAATTTGATTCAAATGAAGTAAGAATTAATGTTTCTACTTTAGCTGCAGGAACGTATATGGTAAAAGTTCATACCAATACAGGATCGCAATTTATCAAGGTTGTTAAAAAATAA